In one window of Lynx canadensis isolate LIC74 chromosome B3, mLynCan4.pri.v2, whole genome shotgun sequence DNA:
- the PEX11A gene encoding peroxisomal membrane protein 11A isoform X1 has product MDAFIRFTNQTQGRDRLFRATQYTCMLLRYLLEPKAGKENVVMKLKKLESSVSTGRKWFRLGNVVHAIQATQQSIHATALVPRLCLTLANLNRVVYFICDTILWVRSVGLASHVNKEKWRMWAARHYCCSLLLSLARDLYEISLQMKQATRDGAEREKSLPQDPPGYSVADEETEWLQSFLLLLFRSLRKHPPLLLDTVKNFCDILNPLDQLGIYKSNPGIIGLGGLVSSLAGIIIVAYPHMKLKMQ; this is encoded by the exons ATGGATGCCTTCATCCGCTTCACCAACCAGACCCAGGGCCGGGACCGACTCTTCAG agCCACTCAGTACACATGCATGTTGCTTAGATATTTGTTAGAGCCTAAAGCTGGCAAAGAGAACGTGGTAATGAAGCTCAAGAAACTGGAGTCCAGTGTGAGCACTGGCCGTAAAT GGTTCAGGCTGGGCAACGTGGTCCATGCCATACAGGCGACTCAGCAGAGCATTCACGCCACTGCCCTGGTGCCCCGCCTCTGCCTAACGTTAGCCAACTTGAACCGTGTGGTTTATTTCATCTGCGATACCATCCTCTGGGTGAGGAGCGTAGGGCTCGCCTCTCACGTTAACAAAGAGAAATGGCGAATGTGGGCTGCCCGCCATTATTGCTGTTCTCTCCTGCTGAGCCTGGCCAGGGATCTGTACGAAATCTCCCTGCAGATGAAACAGGCGACACGAgacggggcagagagggagaaatccCTGCCTCAGGACCCTCCGGGGTACAGCGTGGCCGACGAGGAGACAGAGTGGCTCcagtcctttctccttctcttgttCCGGTCTCTGAGGAAGCATCCTCCCTTGCTCCTGGACACGGTGAAGAACTTCTGCGATATCTTGAACCCCTTGGACCAGTTGGGGATCTATAAGTCCAATCCTGGCATCATTGGACTCGGAGGCCTTGTGTCGTCTCTAGCAGGCATCATCATTGTGGCGTATCCTCACATGAAGCTGAAGATGCAGTGA
- the PEX11A gene encoding peroxisomal membrane protein 11A isoform X2 has protein sequence MPSSASPTRPRAGTDSSGFRLGNVVHAIQATQQSIHATALVPRLCLTLANLNRVVYFICDTILWVRSVGLASHVNKEKWRMWAARHYCCSLLLSLARDLYEISLQMKQATRDGAEREKSLPQDPPGYSVADEETEWLQSFLLLLFRSLRKHPPLLLDTVKNFCDILNPLDQLGIYKSNPGIIGLGGLVSSLAGIIIVAYPHMKLKMQ, from the exons ATGCCTTCATCCGCTTCACCAACCAGACCCAGGGCCGGGACCGACTCTTCAG GGTTCAGGCTGGGCAACGTGGTCCATGCCATACAGGCGACTCAGCAGAGCATTCACGCCACTGCCCTGGTGCCCCGCCTCTGCCTAACGTTAGCCAACTTGAACCGTGTGGTTTATTTCATCTGCGATACCATCCTCTGGGTGAGGAGCGTAGGGCTCGCCTCTCACGTTAACAAAGAGAAATGGCGAATGTGGGCTGCCCGCCATTATTGCTGTTCTCTCCTGCTGAGCCTGGCCAGGGATCTGTACGAAATCTCCCTGCAGATGAAACAGGCGACACGAgacggggcagagagggagaaatccCTGCCTCAGGACCCTCCGGGGTACAGCGTGGCCGACGAGGAGACAGAGTGGCTCcagtcctttctccttctcttgttCCGGTCTCTGAGGAAGCATCCTCCCTTGCTCCTGGACACGGTGAAGAACTTCTGCGATATCTTGAACCCCTTGGACCAGTTGGGGATCTATAAGTCCAATCCTGGCATCATTGGACTCGGAGGCCTTGTGTCGTCTCTAGCAGGCATCATCATTGTGGCGTATCCTCACATGAAGCTGAAGATGCAGTGA